The nucleotide sequence ctgtcccactggaaactccacccccttcactccgttccggcagagaagccggccccgattcccaactcccacttggggttcccctgcttctcccctgctcctgacgagtcccccctgtggctccccttggcctgaccaggggcgcccccttttgggaatcctccgattcacttgaaagactcatggaaaccctcaagtcattgtcatcctcctcctcctcgttccgggattcttccccctcgctctcagtctcctccctcatctgtgcctctctccctgaacccctgacacccatACTCTATATATCaattttcttattatatgattcaAAATTGATTTCTTTCCATGTTTTAATATAATTTTCTTTAAATAGATTGGTGTTTTCATTTGTCAGCCAGATTCCCAAATACTTAGTTTTATTTACTGTTTCCAATCCTGATATTTTATTTAGTTCTTTTTCCTGTGTTGACATATTTTTTGCTAGCAcactattcttatttttatttaacttaaatcctgccacttcgaAATTCAAGGATTTTCCTTATTATTTTGCCTCAACACCCCTAAGAATATTTTCTCCGAGTCCTGTTTTTTCTGTAGTTTTTTTCATGGAGCTCCAAGAGATGTTGTCGAAGACCTTCTCCATGTCTATCAGCATCAAAATGGCTTTTTTATCTGCTCTTGCTTCTAAATATTCTAAAATATCAATTATGTTTCTCATTTTATTGTGCATGTGTCTGCCTGGTAAGAAGCCAGCCTGATCTCTATGTATTATTTCATTCAATATATTTTATATCATTATTGAACAATGATATAGGTCTATAATTTTTGATTAGTGTTGGATCTGCTCCTTGTTTGGGTCTCAGTGTGATAAGTGCTTCTTCCCATGATTTTGGTattcttccttcctttaaaaTTCCGTTCAGTACTGTTTCATTGGTTCTGATAATATATCTTCTAACTTCTTATAAAATGCCGCCGATAATCCATCCATACCTGGGGACTTTCCTATCTTTGCTTTTGAGATTGCTGCACCTCCATCATCGCTGTTGGTACATTTAGTTGTTCTACTTTCCAATCTGCTATTGTCGGGAGTCTATTTTGTGCTAAGTAtctttccatttcctcctcttGGTCTTCTTCTTTTGCATGGTAAAACTTCCTATAGTAGTTTACAatttttttgcatatttctttaggatcttcaattatttttcatttctcaattactctctctttttgttttttcttcaattgccatgcaagtaGCCTACCTGATTTATTGGAACCACTGGAGAGGTATAGAAATGGGGCTTCtgttgggaaggggctgccccatttgtgcttctcccggggcaggagaatatctagggcaggagaatccctgcagggcctctgaggctccctttccttcttcctctctcccaggaccctgcagcttctttttttaaaaaaaagatatttattgaaatttcaacgttttacaaaaataagaagaaaaaaagaaaaatacaaagtaaaaacagttaaaaacagatccGTTTTTCCaagtcttatctttcatttgcttgtttccctgacctcctcacacctcccttttttgtattccagttcaattaattaattcagcaaatcctttccctctttgattttatcttaatcttttatcttaatatattgtaactttatattatcacctgttaacaaaccattttacatattcctttataacattgctactaaagaccgcttaacttcaatccaacatcattaattttgcagtgtttctgtaaatagtctttaaatttcttccaatcttcttccaccgactcttctccctggtctcggattctgccagtcatttccgccagttccatatagtccatcaccttcatctgccattcttccagagtgggtaaatcttgtgtcttccaatactttgcaataagtattcttgctgctgtagtagcatacataaataaagttctgtccttctttgacaccaattggccgactatgcccaggagaaaggcctctggtttcttcaggaaggtatatttaaatacctttttcatttcattatagatcatctcccagaaagccttaatccttgggcatgtccaccaaaggtgaaataatgtaccttcagtctctttacatttccaacatttattatcgggcaaatgatagatttttgcaagcttgactggtgtcatgtaccacctgtatatcattttcataatattctctcttaaggcattacatgccgtaaatttcataccagtggtccataactgttcccagtcagccatcataatattatgtccaacatcttgtgcccatttaatcatggcagatttcaccgtttcatcctgagtattccatttcaacagcaagttatacatctttgacaaaatcttgGTTTTGGGatctagcaattctgtttccaattttgatttttccacctggaaaccaattttcttgtccaaattatatgcctccattatctgataataatgaagccaatctcgcactttattttttagtttttcaaaactctgcaatttcagtttgtctcccacttgttccaaaatttcccaatatttcagtcatttggcctccatattgttTTTCTGaaccttcgcttccatcggtgacaaccgccttggggttttattttcaagtaaatccttgtatcttatccagacattatacaatgctttcctgacaatatggttttaaaaggctttatgtgctttgaccttatcataccacagatatgcatgccatccaaatacattattaaaaccttctaaatccaaaatgtgtgttttcaagaagcagccattctttcagcccgcaaaaagctgctgattcataataaagtttaaggtctggcagggcaaatccacctctttcctttgcatccgttagtattttaaattttattctaggcttcttgccctgccagacaaatctagaaatgtctctctgccacttcttcaaacaatccattttatccaaaatttgcaatgcttggaacagaaacaacattctaggcaatacattcatttttatcgcagctatacggcctagcagtgaaagcttcaaatttgaccaaatttctaaatcttttttcacttccgtccagcatttttcataattgtctttaaataaattccaatttttagctgtcatgttaatccccaggtatttcactttcttaaccactgttaaacctgtcacattctgaaacctctctctctcaattgctgttaatttttctctaaaaccttagtttttaacttattcaatttaaatcctgcaacctgaccaaattctttaatcagttccaaaactcttttagtactagattctggctcctgtaatgtcagtactaagtcatctgcaaatgctctcaatttgtactgtttagctccgacttgtatacctttaaccaactggtcccttctaatcatattcaacaggacctccaggaccgatataaaaagcagtggagagattgggcaaccttgtcgtgtccctttttctatcttaaattcctccgtcaccacattgttaacaattagtttggccttttgttcagaataaatcgcacttataccatttccaaaaccttgacccacccccatcccctgtagattcttcttcataaaactccaagaaatattgtcaaaggctttctccacgtccacaaatatcaaaactgccttggtattgatattcacttgtagtttttctaaaatattaattatgtttctcatattatcagacaagtgtctacccgggagaaagcctgcttgatctttatgaatctcttccactaacactttttttagtcttgtagccaaaatatctgcaaaaattttataatccgcaTTCAgcagtgatatggggcggtagttcttgagctgtgccttttcagtctctgttttcggtataagtgtgatgtacgcttccttccacgactctggtgcccttttcccttccaatatttcattacagacttcctttaaaggttgtactaaccattcctttaaagatctgtaatatctagaagtcagtccatccggtcctggagatttacctaattgcatattctgaatggcaccttctacctcctgttcagttattttataattcagcattaatttattttattgagagattttttgtaatcatttattttcaaaaatcgatctatatcaagttctttctgtggcccttgtgtatataattgtttaaagtacttctggaaacattttctaatctcaactgggttctgtatgttctttccttccacttctagatTTATAACAgtgtttagtttttgtctttttttcatttgccaggccaacaatttcccacatttattagccgactcaaatgttttttgtctcatttgtttaattttccattctatttcctgattcatcattgtcatgtattgtacttgatataattttatttctctcaaaatctcttgcgactttggttttgctctcaattttttctcaccttcttttattttctccaaaattttgtctttcttctcattttaggttctcttctttattgcattctgttgtatcagaaacctgaccctgcagcttcttttggctccttgactcctcaggaaggatgaaagggATTGATCCTGCAAAACTAGCgaagatggaagggggaagatggatggttgacctggtcaggttgtctcctgcatccctcctctcaacctctgagcgttccctcccagggacctccaagagatctggtgagttccaggggaggggagatggggaccTGGATGGATGGAGGGTGAAGAGGGGAAGGTCTCTGGCCAGAAATGAGATAAAGCAGGGATTTTGCCTCCCAACATATTGGGAGGCTTCCCCTCCAGCCAGAAAATctctgcagggcctctgaggctccctttgcttcttcctgtctcccaggaccctgcagcttcttttggctccttgactcctcaggaaggatgaaagacacggatcctgcaaacctagcaaggatggaagggggaagatggacagttgacctggtcaggttgtctcctgcatcACTCCTCTCAACCTCTGAGCgttccctcccagggacctccgagagatctggtgagtcccAGGGGAGTGGAGATGGGGACCTGGATGGATGGAGCCGGAGAGGTATTGGGGCttgctcagctgggggggggaggcaggcaggcggatggagatggagaaggggagcacCTTTTCGGgctcccccacctgcctgcctgcctgcctgctcctttgtcatctgcaggcaatttgagcTAGGAATAGATCACAGCTCCCCGACCACCACAGCTCAAAAGGTCTAAAACCAGTTCTGTGATCTGGATGCCCTGCCAATGTCAGACAACTCACTGGTCCTGCTTTGCAGTTtgaatgcagatggggcctctgtgtgttgtctttttctttttggaaaaacttcttatttgcttttaaaaacaaggatcaTAGGACTAATAAATGATACAGATACGTAGACTAAGCCTTCACATGCCATTTGCATATCAAAAATAGCAGAATAAATTTGCAGGAATATCTATAACATGGTTCATCATTAGTGGTCAGTGTATGAGTTCTGGGTGCATGAATTGCTTTCAACTGAGTTATAGTCACTTTTCCTCTTCTGTTGCTAATGAAAAAATGCAGTCTCCTCAAAGTGAAGAAAGTGCTTTacatataaatttaaatttagacCGACTAGATTGAGGCAACAGCTGATGGGGAGCGTTCAGGTGAAGgtgttgctgtttgtttcacaGACGAGACGTGGAGGTTCCATACATACCTGTATGTGATGAGCTTCAACTCTTTGGCTGGAGACCAACAGCGTCTGGGATTCTAATATCCCCCACCGTGAACCCAGAATGGAGGGATATCAACTGTTTCCTCTCTGAATGTTCTTCGTCTAGTCATGAATTTTAAAACAGTGACCAGGCTTCTCTGAACCACCCAGGCCTTCTTAAATGCCggcttcagagtttttagggaagTTGATGTAAATTCTGTCAggcttgttgtttttgcttctgtttgcaTTTGATTGACCGGgctcctccacctgcctgcctgcctgctcctttGTCATCTCCTGACCTTGGAGATGGAGTGGATTCCAGGGTTGAGCCAGAACAAAATCCATTCCAGATAAAAGCCAAGCAATATGTCAGTAAATACCAGCCAACCAAAGCAGTGAAAACTGTAGAAAGGCCCCACATCTAACTATTTTTAGTTCTTCCTCTATCACAAGCATTAATTAACTTGGTTCAATGATCTGGAGCTCCATTTCTTCCTGAAGCTCTAATTCGCttctctcttcattgcagatggtgaggAATTAGAAGGGAACAAAAAGGGGGACCACAAGAGAATCCACATAGTGGAAAAGTCATATAAACATTCGGAGTGTGGAGAGAACATCCGTCAGAGCTCCCATGGCACCTCCCGTCAAAGAAAGAGCTTCGTTCAGAGGGATAGTCTCACTGCACACAAAAGAGGACAGAGCAGGGAGAAATtgtatcagtgcttagaatgtggaaagagcttcagtaaccgCCGgaatctcactttccatcaaagaattcatacaggggagaaaccatatcagtgcttggaatgtgggaaggactTCAGGCACAGTAATActctcactttgcatcaaagaattcatacaggggagaaaccctatcagtgtttgcagtgtgggaagagcttcagtcagaggaacagtctcactttccatcaaagaatacatacaggagaaaaaccctatcagtgcttcaaATGTGGGAAGAACTTCCGGGAGCGGACAAaactcactttgcatcaaagaattcatacaggggagaaaccctatcaatgcttggaatgtgggaagaacttCCGGGAGCGGACGAaactcactttgcatcaaagaattcatacaggggagaaaccctatcagtgcttggaatgtgggaagtcCTTCAGGCACAGTACTACTCTCACTtcacatcagagaattcatacaggggagaaaccctatcagtgcttagaatgtgggaagagctttcgTCAGAAAGGTGATCTTGCTTTGCATAGAAgagtccatacaggggagaaaccctatcattgcctggaatgtgggaagagctttagtCTCAggcacagtctcacttcccatcaaagaactcatacaggagaaaaaccctatcagtgcttcgaatgcggGAAGAGCTTTGGGGATGGGGCCAAGCTCACTTTGCATCAAAAAACTCATACAggcgagaaaccctatcagtgcttggaatgcgggaagagcttcagccggAAGGACACTCTCATTTtccatcaaagagttcatagaggGCATAAACCGtatcactgcttggaatgtggaaagagctttagtcagaaGGTgaatctcactttccatcaaagaattcatacaggggaaaaaccttatcactgcttggaatgtggaaagagctttcgtctgAGTggtgatctcacttcccatcaaagaattcatacaggggagaaaccctataagtgcttgcaatgtgggaagagcttcagtcagaggcacactctcacttcccatcaaagaattcatacaggagagaaaccctatcagtgcttcaaATGTGGGAAGAACTTCCGGGAGCGGACGAaactcactttgcatcaaagaactcatacaggggagaaaccctatcaatgcttcGAATGTGGGAAGAACTTCCGGGAGCGGACGAaactcactttgcatcaaagaactcatacaggggagaaaccctatcagtgcttcgaatgtggaaggagcttcactgttagctccagtctcacttcccatcacagaattcatacaggagagaaaccctatcagtgcttggaatgtggaaagagcttcactaatagctccaatctcacttgccatcgaagaattcatacaggggagaaaccctatcagtgcttggagtgtggaaagagcttcaatcacagCCACCATCTGACTttccatcgaagaattcatacaggggagaaaccctatcagtgcttgaaatgtggaaagagcttcaaaagCACCTACCATCTCACTcggcatcaaagaattcatacagaggggaaacaaaaaaagagaaataaaacaaaaaatattaaacaaCCCTTACAAAATACAATTGTatagaaaggaaaaggggggggaaatacacTAAAAATACTGTTTATGACCTTTGTATCATATATATCATATCATTCGTCAACACATAGAAAGGCAGGCTCCCCCACTTCTCCCCTGCGTGACCCCCTCTTCTCCCCGTATCCCACCCTGAGAGATCCTTCCTTCCCTGCGTTCCTTACAGGTCCCTCCCACCTCCAACTGTCCTCTTCCTGTGTGTGTCCTCCTAAATTCAAAATAAAGAAtcttaatattaaaaaaatacaaaaaatagatgatgatgatgttaatgataataataatttatttatacccttcccatctggctgggtttccccagccactctgggcagcttccaacaaaatattaaaatacagtaatcaatcaaatattaaaagtgtCAGGACTGGTcattgtcctcttcagatcaccacacaaacgcttcttgttcttttataactttttattgcgtattaacaaaacaatcttataaactgttcttaaatattattcctcagagtcacttctttcagataccttctgagctctgcttctccatgaccagccactctgaaaatggcgaaggcgcccttcccttcgctttcccgctctttttcctaccctcctggctagagctggcttgtatctcccctcctctgaatctgagctagaacttgCCTTTCCTGGGAACTTGCCTTTCCTGGGTCCCTCCCTGTTGCTCTCTTCTCTTCaattcactgctctcctcccccccttggggaatgctttctccctctgggaAACTGGAATCTTCTAattctaactcttccctgacaaaaagcttccctaaacagggctgttggATTACTGCCTGAGTCTGGCACGTTTCCTCTGCACATAAATTCTTccaggcagcagcagagcaagcaGCGAGTGCTTTCCGTGTGAGATAAAGGAAAAGTCTGCACACTGTTTCTTCTATCTAAACACCACTTACCCCAAACACAGAccttcacagaactccccatCAGCGAGgttccaggcagagggactttATTTCAATGCAACTAATCCAGCCcgaacactctgacacacatgcTGGAAACAGATGTCTGGGTGCTTGGTCCTGGCCTTAAACTGCTCAGATTCTGCCAACTTCAGACAGAgctgattgtcttccaaaacagtGACAGGCATACAACTCTCCGCAGATCTCTTGAACCAAACACACATAGAACTCCAGTTCCCTGCAAATCTCAGAAAGCGcactgaactcagcctcagtaGATGAGAGCGCTATGAGACTTTGCTTTTGGGAACTCCACCCAACCAAAGAGCTCCCAAATTTTACCACCATACTGGACACGGACTTCCTATCTGCCAGATTCACCCAATCGCTGTCTACCCAGTACGTCAGCTTGATGTTGCCCTTGACTGGCAGCTTAAGGCAGAATTCTTTGGTATCTTCCAGGTAATGCAGGACCCGTTTGATACCATTCTAGGCTTGCACACTTGGGCTTGAAGCTTCCCGGCTGAGCAGATTAATAGCAAAGGTTATGTCAAGTGTTCCACTGGGATAGATACAATAGGCTACCCAGAGCAGACTGGAAGAGCTCAGTGTTTTTGAATGCAGCGCGTTCTACTTGCTGATTGTCTTTCACGTAGCTAGTCTCCATGGGTGTCCTAACTACTGCACACTCAGACATTTGGAGCTTCTCAAGCAGTTTCTCAATCTTACCCGTTGTGAGGGAGAATACACCCagagactccattgagctcatcttctgcattgcctcatgccatttgctggcttcttcctgaggcagtttcgGAACATCCTCAAAAGTTTCAGGTTCACACTGAGCCACACCAACCCACACACTTGTGGCTTCAAACCTGTCAGGCAGTTTACCCTTTGTGGCTTGGGTTGATCTCCTCAGTGTGAGCTCTGGTACCCCCTCTGACCCGCTAGGGCCAGCTAGACCATCCCCAGTGTCAAAGaactccccctctgacctgctgcatCTTTTGAACCTTACAGCTGGACCTGTGGGCAAGCACAGCTCACTCTTTGGCTCAGACTTGACAGTAGCCTTTGGAGGGGTTCTGGGCCGCTCCTGCTCTGGACTCTGTTCTTCACCAACAGGATCagttccctcctcttcctcctcatctgaGTCAAGAAACTGTTCTGAAAGAACATCTGGGTAACATGGATGCGTGCCCACCCACTTTGCTCACAAAACTCAGCACTGCTGCTCACAAGCAGCCGGGACTGGTTGCCATCAGGATATGCAAACCGCCACCCTCTGGTCCCTGGTTCATATCCCAAAAAGATCATTTTCCTGGACCTTGGGCCACCCTTTCTGCATTTGGCCTTTGGGatgaggacccaagcctcacagccaaaaacACGTAAGAAATGCACTTTGGGCTTCTTACCGTGCAGCAGAAAACAGGGCGTGTCCCCTACAGCTGAATTAAACACGCAATTCTGCATGAACGCAGCAGCCTTCCAACACTCAGCCCAAAAGCGCTGTGGGAGTCCTGCGTCAAAAAGCATGGCAGCCATAGCCTCTTGCAGTGTTCTGTTCTTACGTTCAGCAACACCATTCTGTTGAGGACTGGGTGGTGCTGTCAACCTGTGGCTGATTCCCTTCTGGAGGAAGAAATTCTGCAgggcagacccagtaaactccgCCCCTCTATCGCTCTGAAAGCTAATCAATTTTGTAGAATATTTCAACTCTGCCAATGTGATCCAATCTTTAATCAGTGCAGCAGCTTCCTCTTTGTGTTTAATCGAAAAAACCAAGGAGGTCCTCGAAAAATCATCCCAAAGAAGCAAAATGTATTTGGACCCGCCCAGACTCGCTACTGGCATTGggccacacaaatctgcatggaGTAGCTCAAAGGGCTTGCTTGTCTCTCTGCTAGACCTGGGATATGAGCATGTTTTTACCCTGGATTGCTTACAGGCTCTGCAATCTAAAAACTTATCACATCCCTTTAATTTACTCCACTCTGTACACTGGGGCTTTTTTGACATAATTCCAACAAGAATGCGCCAGTCTTCGGTGCCATAAATGAGCGCACCCATCGTGTGGCGGGACGTTGGAGCACTGCACCTGTGTTACCTCAGGGGGGTCATCATCTGCAATAGGCATCTCAACCACAAACAGCTTATTCTTGCATTCAACACTGAACAGgtgtttcccatccctggaatTTCTGGAACCACAAAAGCCTGAACCTCATGGTCCAGGAATGAACAGTACAGAGTCCCAGACAGGGTCAGTGGGCATCTGCTTCCATCTGCCAGTGACACAAATCTTCCACTTTGCACAGTCTTGCAGTTCCGAAGAAGTCCAGCCGATGGCACTCAAGTCTGGGTAGCGCCTGTGTCAACAATAAAGGGGAGGCTGGCTTCCGGTCTGGATGCTTTCACTACTGCCATTGAAGCAGCCAGATGATACAGTGACGTCTTCTCTTTACTTTCACCTCGGTTGGGACCTTGGGAATTTTTCATATGCCTGGCCGCTGTTGAGGAGCTCCTTATCTGCATTCCTTTCTGGCTGACCTTCGGCTcctgagcctctgcagggcaATCTCTCACGAGATGCGACGTAGACCCACAGCGAAAACAGCGCTTGGAGACAAAGGCTTTTACTGTAGTCCTCACTGCTTCTTGCTGCCCCCCCCTTTCTTGGGGTGCAGCCTGTGCCTTCTCTCCCCGCCCTCTGGCATTTTTCCTGTTCATCAATCAATCTCCCACAAATATATTCAGTCGTCAGCTCCGCAGGCGGCATAACTTCCATTGTCAGAACCAGGTTCTCATAACTCCTGTCCAAAGAGCTCAGCAGAATGGAAGCTTTCAGCTCACCTGGGAAAGGTACGTTGAGCTGACGCAGCTTAGTGAAAATGGCCAGCATCTGCACAATGTGGTCACATACCGATTCCCCTGGGGACAGTCTTTTCTGAAACAGGGAGCGTATCACATGGATCTTGGCCCCAGCTGTTGTGCACTGGTGGACCCTCGTTAAAGCTTGCCAAATTCCGTGACAAGTCAATAAACCGTCAATGTGAGGCAATTGCGAAGCCTCCGTGGCCATTACAATATGGGACATGGCTTTCTGATCCTTTTTTGCTGCGCCAGCAGCCCTTTCCACTTCGGCCGCATTGGCCCCTGCAGCTGCCGGTACTGGATTGGCTTGGGGGCACTCCCAGAGCTGCTTGCCCATTAAGCAGTAACGAATCTGGCGAGACCAGTCGTCCCAATTGTGGCCATTTAGCCTTTCAAAAGGCACATTGAAAGATTCATGAGATTGCTGCTGTGCCATCTTCCTGGGGCTTTAAGCTTACTGACGCTTTCTGCCGGCCGGTGCTTCAAAGATGCTTCCTGCAGCAAGCTCCGCTTTCACCAGCGAAATCACAACTGCCTCAGCTTCAGGCAGGATCTCAGAGCTGGACTTTGCTTCTCACACTCAGCACAAAAACGTACAGCCAGAACCGCTTGGATTACTGCCTGAGTCCGGCGCGTTTCCTCTGCGCATAAATTCTTCCAGGCAGCAGCAGAGCGAGCAGCGAGTGCTTTCCGTGTGAGATAAAGGAAAAGTCCGCATGCTGTTTCTTCTATATAAAGAGCCTTTATTTACATCAGTAGGTAAAATAACAAACAACCCCACCAGAGCTCGGACACAtgctgtgtgtctctctctcccgGACAGAAGTGAAACTGTTTCACACAGACAAAGAACCTGCAGCTTCCCTTTACGTAggaagctcctccccagatgtAGGACATTCAGGAGGTTAACCCTATTACCACCACACTCcacaagggctgccttcagatgtcttctaaaagtctggtagttgtttttttctttgacatctgctgggagggggttccacagggcaggcgccactaccaagaaggccactATCAAAAAGGAAACTCCCATCTCCGTCTGAAAATCATCTGTAGCAACAATTATTCATAATTTGCACTCCAGAATAAACCCAGCTATATTTAGTATCCAGcctttttcctcctcttcacCAAGATGACACTTTCCCTTAATTTCCCACATAACCAAATCTTAACCAACTCAGACGCTTATAAGGATCGTCTAATAATCCAAATTAGTATTTCTCCAGTTTCGAGGTCCAGTTTCTATAAAGCTTTTGAAAAACTGTTCCAACAAATCTCAGCCAAGTCACAATGGAAAATTCTGGTCTCTTATAATGTCCATCCAatcctgcttcctcttctttcttttttccaaatcTTTGGACATTTTAATccactggggatggggaagcagGCATCTTAATTCCCTTTCCTCAAACGAGATCACAGCTTGCCTTGTTCACCATTTCCGGAGTTGCTTTGCATTCTCTGCCTCTCATTCCCACACCAGCTCAGCCCAACCTCCTCTTTCCCTggggctctttctctctcctcc is from Podarcis muralis chromosome 2, rPodMur119.hap1.1, whole genome shotgun sequence and encodes:
- the LOC114589644 gene encoding uncharacterized protein LOC114589644 isoform X2 — its product is MKGIDPAKLAKMEGGRWMVDLVRLSPASLLSTSERSLPGTSKRSDGEELEGNKKGDHKRIHIVEKSYKHSECGENIRQSSHGTSRQRKSFVQRDSLTAHKRGQSREKLYQCLECGKSFSNRRNLTFHQRIHTGEKPYQCLECGKDFRHSNTLTLHQRIHTGEKPYQCLQCGKSFSQRNSLTFHQRIHTGEKPYQCFKCGKNFRERTKLTLHQRIHTGEKPYQCLECGKNFRERTKLTLHQRIHTGEKPYQCLECGKSFRHSTTLTSHQRIHTGEKPYQCLECGKSFRQKGDLALHRRVHTGEKPYHCLECGKSFSLRHSLTSHQRTHTGEKPYQCFECGKSFGDGAKLTLHQKTHTGEKPYQCLECGKSFSRKDTLIFHQRVHRGHKPYHCLECGKSFSQKVNLTFHQRIHTGEKPYHCLECGKSFRLSGDLTSHQRIHTGEKPYKCLQCGKSFSQRHTLTSHQRIHTGEKPYQCFKCGKNFRERTKLTLHQRTHTGEKPYQCFECGKNFRERTKLTLHQRTHTGEKPYQCFECGRSFTVSSSLTSHHRIHTGEKPYQCLECGKSFTNSSNLTCHRRIHTGEKPYQCLECGKSFNHSHHLTFHRRIHTGEKPYQCLKCGKSFKSTYHLTRHQRIHTEGKQKKRNKTKNIKQPLQNTIV
- the LOC114589644 gene encoding uncharacterized protein LOC114589644 isoform X1 encodes the protein MKGIDPAKLAKMEGGRWMVDLVRLSPASLLSTSERSLPGTSKRSGPCSFFWLLDSSGRMKDTDPANLARMEGGRWTVDLVRLSPASLLSTSERSLPGTSERSDGEELEGNKKGDHKRIHIVEKSYKHSECGENIRQSSHGTSRQRKSFVQRDSLTAHKRGQSREKLYQCLECGKSFSNRRNLTFHQRIHTGEKPYQCLECGKDFRHSNTLTLHQRIHTGEKPYQCLQCGKSFSQRNSLTFHQRIHTGEKPYQCFKCGKNFRERTKLTLHQRIHTGEKPYQCLECGKNFRERTKLTLHQRIHTGEKPYQCLECGKSFRHSTTLTSHQRIHTGEKPYQCLECGKSFRQKGDLALHRRVHTGEKPYHCLECGKSFSLRHSLTSHQRTHTGEKPYQCFECGKSFGDGAKLTLHQKTHTGEKPYQCLECGKSFSRKDTLIFHQRVHRGHKPYHCLECGKSFSQKVNLTFHQRIHTGEKPYHCLECGKSFRLSGDLTSHQRIHTGEKPYKCLQCGKSFSQRHTLTSHQRIHTGEKPYQCFKCGKNFRERTKLTLHQRTHTGEKPYQCFECGKNFRERTKLTLHQRTHTGEKPYQCFECGRSFTVSSSLTSHHRIHTGEKPYQCLECGKSFTNSSNLTCHRRIHTGEKPYQCLECGKSFNHSHHLTFHRRIHTGEKPYQCLKCGKSFKSTYHLTRHQRIHTEGKQKKRNKTKNIKQPLQNTIV